Within the Opitutaceae bacterium TAV5 genome, the region GGAGACAGCCAACGCACACACACGCAGCCGCCCACGCCATGCTCCAGTCGCTCCGCATCAAAAACCTCGCCCTCCTCGAGGAAGTCTCGCTCGAGTTCGAGCCCGGCTTCACCACCGTCACGGGTGAAACCGGCGCTGGCAAAAGCATCCTCCTCGGCGCCCTCTCGCTTCTCGCCGGCGAACGCGCCGACAAGACCCTCATCCGCCAGGGCGCCCCCGCCTGCGAAGTCGAGGCCGCCCTCCATTTCAAAAACCCCGCCCGCATCGACGCTCTCCTCGCCGAACTCGAACTCCCTCCCTGCGAAGACGGCCTGCTCCTCCTCCGCCGCACCCTCCCCCGCGACAAGGCCCCGCGCCTCACCGTCAACGGCAGCCTCGCCACCCTCGCCGCCCTCCAGCGCCTCGGCGAGGCCTGGATCGATTTCCACGGCCCGAGCGAACCCCGCCGCCTGCTGAAGGAAAACTGCCAGCTCGAACTCCTCGACCTCTACGCCCGCGCCACCCCGCAGCTCGCAACCTATCAAAAACACTACCGCGCCTGGCGCGATCTCATCGACGAACGCACCCGCGTCTCCACCGAAACCCGGCTCACCTCCGAGCAGATCGCCTTCCTCGAAACGCAACTCGCCGCTCTCGACGCCCTCGATCTCACCGACGATGCCATCGACACCCTCGAACGCGATTTCCAGCGCATGACCCGCGCGCAGGAGCTCATCGAACTCGCCTCCGCCCTCGCCAACGGCCTCACCGGCGAGGACGGCGCCACCGCCCGTGTCGCCGCGCTCGTCCGCGAAGCCCGCCACCTCGAAAACCTCGATCCCGACAGCAAACCCCTCGCCGATCGCCTCGCCGCCGCCAGCATCGAACTCGCCGACCTCGGCGCCGAATTCGAATCCCTCGCCGGCGAACTCAACTTCGACCCCGACCAGGCCGCGCACCTGCAAACGCAGATGAACACCTGGCTCGACGCCCGCCGCCGCCACGGACGCGACCTCGCCGCTGTCGTTGCCGCGCGCGACGACATGCGCCGCCGCCTCGAGATCCAGGGCGACATCGAGGGCGCTCTCGCCCGGCTCGACAAGGAAATCGCCGCCGCCGAACGCACCGCCCGCGCCGCTGCCGCCGGGTTGCACGCCGTCCGTGAAAAAGCCGCCCGCGAGCTCGCCAAGGTCGCCGCCAGAAGCATCGCGCAGCTCGGGTTCAGGAAGGCCGACTTCCAGATCCGCCTCGTCCCGCTCTCCGCCACCGCCGGCGCTCCCGCGCTCGGCCCGGCCGGTGATTGCAGCACGGAGTTTCTCTTCTCGCCCAACGTCGGCGAGCCGCCGCTCCCGCTCAACCGCATCGCCTCCAGCGGCGAACTCGCCCGCGTGATGCTTGCCCTGAAGACCGTGCTCGCCGATCTCGACGACGTGCCCGTGCTCGTTTTCGACGAAGTCGATGCCAACGTCGGCGGCGAGATCGGCCGCGTGGTCGGCGAAAAGATGGCCGGCATCGCCAAAGGCCACCAGGTTCTCTGCGTGACGCATCTCCCGCAGGTCGCCGCACAAGGCGACAGCCACCTTGTTGTCGAAAAAGACCAGAGCGGCGACCGTGCCGAGGTGACGATCACGGCCATCCACGACGACCGCAAAAAACGCCTCAGCGAACTCGCCCGGATGCTCGGCGACCGCACGGCCAAAAGCGCCCTCGCCCACGCCGCCGGGCTGCTGGGCGAGAACTGATCAGCGCCCGCGCCGCACCCGCTCCTTCTCCTCGTCGCGCTCCTCCTCCAGCCTCGCCCGTTCGCCCGCAAGCTGCGCGCGAATCTTGTCCGCTTCGTCGGGCTCGCCGTCGGCCAGCGCCTTGTCGAGCTGCCCCTTGAGAAAAATCTCCCGCTCGGCGATCTTGCCCTTGTAGCGGGCGTCGATGTCGGCCAGCCGGCCTTTTTGTTCCGCCGTGAGCGGTTTGCTGTCGGGGTCAGCCCGGGTGAGGCGTTCCATGGCGAGTTCGTAGGCGCTTTTCATGAAGGCGGCAGTGTGACGAACCGGATGCCCGCGACAAGCACGAGCGCCACAAATCCCGCCGGCACCGCCACCCCACGCCATCCCGCCGGCCACTTCCGGTCGTAACCGATCGCCAGCACCACCAGAAGCCCCGCCAGCGCCGCCGGCCCCTCCCAGCCCGCGCGAAACTCCGCCGGGAAAAACGCCCCCGGCAACCGCGCCGCCCCGCCCGCCACCGAATCCATGAACCACAAGACCACGCCGGCCGCCCGGTTGAAAAACGCCGCGACCACGCCCAGCCCCGCCATCCCGCAGACCAGCGACACGAACCCCGCGCTCAACACCAGGCCCGCCAGCGGCACCAGCACGAGGTTCGCCAGAAACGACAACGGCGTGAACAGCCCGAAAAACATCACCCCCGCCACCATGCTCACCAGCGTCGCCGCCAGCCCCATGCACCCCAGCCCGAGCACAAACCGCCACGCCCCGTCCGCCGCCCGGTGCCAGCGCGTCCACGCATCCCGCGGCAGCCACGCGAACAGCCGCCAGCGCCGCGCCGCCGCCTCCTGCAACGGCACGCTCAGCCACAGCAACGCCGCCACGATCCCGTACGACAACTGGAAGCTCGCCGTGAACAGTTGCAGCGGCTGTATCAGCAACACCAGTACGGCCGACGCCGTCAGCGCCGCCACCGATCCGCCCGGCAGCCGCAGCCGCCACGCCGCCAGCAAAAACGTCACCATCACGAACGCCCGCACCGCCGACGGCGACGCGCCCGTGATCTGCACGTAAAGCCACAACAACCCCGTGCCCGCGACCATCCGCGCCCATGCCGGCAACCGCAGCACGCCCGCCAGCAGCCCGAGCACGCAATCGACCGCCAGCGCGATCACGCCGACATGCAGTCCGCTGATCGCAAACAGGTGCATCGTGCCGCTCTGCAAATAGAGCTCCTTCCGGTCCGTCGCCAGTTCGTGTTTTTGCCCCAGCACCATCGCCCGCAGCAGCGCCGCGATCTCCGGACGCCTCTCCAGACCCCGCCCGAGAATGTCCGAAAACAACAGCCGCGCCTGCTCCAGCCTTTGCGCGTACCAGCCGGCCGCGGCCGCCTGCCCGACAATCCGCCCGCGGGTGAACCGGAAATTCACCCCGCTGTCGGCCAGGTATCCGTCAAACGGATTCACCTTCGCCGCCTCCTCCGCCGTCGCGTTCGCCGCCGCCCGCACCGCCGGATGTTTCGGCAGCGGCGTCAGCACACCGCGCATGCGCAGCCGCTCGCCGCGCACCGGCACGGGGTCACCCGGTTTCCGGTTGGCCGAGAAATAAACGCGCTGCCCGGCCACGTCGCGCAGCGTCTCCGTCTCCGCTTCCTCCACGCGTCCGATGCCGCTGATCCAGTCCTGCTCCGGCGACGGCGGAAACACCCGCACCATCTCGACCACCAGCCGCGCCTCGCGCGCCGGGAGGCCCAGCGTGTCCCAGTCCGCCAGCCGGTGCCGCTCCCACTCGTAACGCGCCGCCCCCGCCAGCGCCACGCCGGCGAGCAGGCCGGCCATCCACCATCCACGGCTCCATCGGCACGCCGTCGCCACCGCCGCCAAGGCCACGGCGACCACCGCCGCGCCCAGCAGCCAGCCGGCCGGCAACGGCCCGCGCCATGCGTACGCCACCACCAGCCCCGCCATCCACGGCAGGAGAATCCAGAGCAGCGGCGCACGATGTCCCAGACTGCGACCCGACGACATGCCTGCATCTCATGCCGCGCCCCGGGCTCCCTTGCCATCCCGAAAACAGACAGGATGCCCATGAAAAATGCCTGCCCGCCCTGTCTCGACATACTGCGCGATCCTTCCACGCTTGTTTCCTCTCCCATGCCACCCGAGCAAACCGATCTCTTCGGCTCCCCCGAGCCGGCTTCCGCGCCCTCCTCGCGACGCGGCGGCTCCGTCCGCGCTTCCCTGCCGCCGACCGCTCCTTCTGCCGCACAGCCGCTCGCCGCCCGCATGCGCCCGCGTTCACTCGCCGAAATCGTCGGCCAGGAACACCTCACCGCGCCCGACGGCCTCCTCGCCCGCCTCATCGCCAGCAACCGTTTCGGCAGCCTCCTCTTCTACGGACCCCCCGGCTGCGGCAAGACGAGTTTCGCCGAGGCCATCGCGCAACAGACCGGCAGCCGCTTCGTGCGCATCAACGCCGTCATGTCCAACGTCGCCGAACTGCGCGAGATCCTCGCCCTCGCCCGCCGCACGCCCGAGTCGCCCACGCTCCTCTTCATCGACGAGCTCCACCGCTTCAACAAGTCGCAACAGGACCTCCTGCTCCCCGACGTCGAGGAAGGCTACGTGCGCCTCATCGGCGCCACCACGCACAACCCCGGTTTTTACGTCAACCCGCCGCTCCTCTCGCGCAGCCACCTCTTCCGGCTCGAACCGCTCCCCGCCGCCGCCGTCGCCTCCGTCCTCGCCCGTGCCCTGGCCGACACGGAACGCGGCCTCGGCAACCGCTGCCACACCGCCGACGCCAAGGTCCTCGCCGATCTCGCCACGCTCTGCGACGGCGACCTCCGCCGCGCGCTCAACGCCCTCGAGGTCATCGCCCTCTCGCTCCCCGAAGCCAGCCCGATCACGGAAAAGGAGCTCGAGGTCTTCGCCCGCGAACGCCGCATCCGCTACGATGCCGACGAGGACGAGCACTACGACACCATCTCCGCCTTCATCAAGAGCTGCCGCGGCAGCGATCCCGACGCCGCCATGTACTGGCTCGCCAAGATGATCGAGGGCGGCGAGGACCCGCGCTTCATCGCCCGCCGCCTCGTCATCCTCGCCAGCGAGGACGTGGGCCTGGCCGACGCGCTCGCCCTCCCGCTCGCCGTGGCCGCGCACCAGGCCTGCGATTTTGTCGGCCTGCCCGAGTGCGAATACGCGCTCGCCCACGCCACCGTCTACATCGCCTGCGCTCCGAAAAGCAACTCGGTGACGCTCGCCATCGGCGCCGCGCACGCCGCGGTCAAGTCCGGCGCCGTGCAACCCGTCCCCGTCCACCTGCGCGACAAGGGCGGCCAGGCCAGCAAGCGCATGGGTCACGGGAAGGACTACCGTTACGCGCACGACTGGCCGGAAAACATCACCGGCCAGCTTTACCTGGACCAGCCTCTGACGATCTACACGCCCAAGCCCGTCGGCCTGGAGGCGAAGGTCGCCGACCGCCTCGCCCGCTGGCGCGCCCTCCGCGAGCAAATCCGGCAGGAAGAACAATCGCAGGGGCGCGCTTCACGCGCGCCCGCCGCGAGTCCGCCGCGCACCTGACATTTCCCTGACACTTTTCCCCTGTCGGCGACGCCGCACCTGTGTCACATTGGGCGGCATGAAACCCGTCACACGACAAACCCGATTCCGTTCCCGTCACCTTTCTGCGGTCGCCACGGCCGCCGCCGCGCTCTCGCTCCTCGCCGCCGCTCCGGGCGCGCACGCCGCCGGCACGGCCCTCACCGTTTACAACCAGGGCTTCGCCGTGGTCCGCGAGACCCTTCCGCTCGACCTGAAAAAAGGCATCACCGACGTCTCCTTCCCCGACGCCACGCTTCTGCTCGAACCCGATTCCGTCGTCCTGCGCGACTCCGCCGGCAAGGTTCCCTTCAGCGTTCTCGAACAGAGCTACCGCGCCGAAACCGCCTCGACCGGGCTCATGCTTTCGTTCTTCGAAGGCAAGGAGCTCGATTTCATCGTCCGCGACCAGAACGCCAAGGAATACACCGTGCGCGGCAAGGTCATCCGCAGCGGCTACACGCCCGGCGGCGGGGGTCGGCAGGAAAGCCCCATCATCGAGACCGACGGCAAGCTCCGCTTCTCCCTCCCCGGCGAGCCCGTCTTCCCGACTCTCGCCGACGACGCCCTCCTGCGCCCCACGCTCGGCTGGAAAATCGACTCGCCCGACGCCGCCCGGGTCGACGCCGAACTCGGCTACGTCACCGGCGGCTTCTCCTGGCAGGCCTCCTACAACCTCATCGCCCCCGAAAAAGGCGACACGCTCGACATCGTCGCCTGGGTGACGATCAACAACAACTCCGGCAAAACCTTCACCGACACCGCCGTCAAGCTCCTCGCCGGCGACGTCAACAAGATCCAGCCCGAACGCGCCGACACCCGGATGTTCAAAGGCGCGGTCATGGACATGGCGATGGCCGCCGCTCCGCAGGTCACCGAAAAATCCTTCGACGAGTTCCACCTCTACTCGCTCGCCCGCCCCGTCACGCTCCGCAACCAGGAGACCAAGCAGGTCGAACTCTTCCGCGCCACCGGCGTCGTCGCGCCCGCGTTCTACGTCTACAACGGCACCGCCGGCATCGGCCTCGTCAACAGCGGCGCCAGCCCCGCCAACTACGGCCCGCAATCCAACAAAAAGGTCAACGTTTACCGCGAGTTCAAGAACACGAAGGAAAACAACCTCGGCCTGCCCTTCCCCAAGGGACGCGTGCGCTTCTACCGCCAGGATGATGCCGATGGCCGCATCGAGTTCACCGGCGAGAACACCCTCGACCACACCGCCAGCGGCGAGACGGTGAAAATCTACACCGGCGACGCCTTCGACATCGTCGGCGAGCGCAAGCAGACCGACTTCACCCTCTCCAGCCGGCAGGATTCGGCCGAAGAGGCCTTCGAGATCAAAATCCGCAACCGCAAGAAAGAGCCTGTCGAGGTGCGCATCACCGAAACCCTCTACCGCGGAGTCAACTGGCAGATCATCGCGAAGAGCGACGAGTTCGACAAAAAGGACGCCCGCAACATCGAGTTCCGCGTGACCGTCCAGCCCGACGAGGAAAAGATCGTCACCTACCGGGTGAAGTACGACTGGAAGTGACCGGTGGCACCGGGGGAGCCTGGCCTGCCCGCTCAGGCTCCTCGCAGCGCCGCCAGCAGCGCACAAAAATCCTCCGGCAGCGGCGCGCGCAGCAACAGCTCCGCTCCCGTCACCGGGTGCCGGAAACGGATGTGCTCCGCGTGCAGCATCACGCGCTGCGGATGCGCCGCGCCCGCCACCGCCTCCAGCCCCGGATCGGGTTTCCAGCCGTAGGTCGGATCGCCGAGCAGCACATGCCCGAGCGATTTCATGTGCACACGGATCTGGTGCGTGCGCCCCGTGTGGATATGACACCGCACCAGCGCCGCCAACGGCGGAAACGCCTCCTCCACTTTCCAGTCCGTGCGCGACGGGCGCCCGCCCTCGCCGGTCGTCATCCGGTGGCGATGCACCGGATGGCGCGCGATCGCCCGGTCCACCGTGCCGCTCGCCAGTCGCGGCACCCCGGAAACGAGCGCGAGATATTCCTTGTGCAGGTGCCGGCCGGCGAACTGCTCCGCCAGCCCGCGATGGGCCGCATCGGTCTTCGCCACCACAATCACCCCGGTCGTTTCCCGGTCGAGCCGGTGCACGATCCCCGGCCGCTCCACGCCCCCCACTCCGCTCAGTCCGCCGCCACCGCCCTCGGTCGCCTGGCGCGCACAGTGCCCGAGCAACGCATGCACCAGCGTGTCCTCGCCCGTGCCCGACCCCGGATGCACGACCATGCCGGAGGGCTTGTTCACCGCGAGGAGGTGCTCGTCCTCGTACAGGATATCGAGCGGGATGTCCGCCGGACGCAATTCCGACGGACGGGTTTCCGGATGCGAAAAAGCCAGCACATCCCCGGCGCGCACCTCGTCCTTTTTGTCCAACACCCTGGCGCCGCCGCTGCCCGCGACGCGGCGCACCAGGCCGGCATCGAACGCCCGCTGCCACGCCACGCGGCTGTGTTCGGGAAACGCCGCCGCGAGAAACTTGTCCGCCCGTTCGCGGCGCACCGTTTCCGGCACGGTGCACGTTTCCTCGCCGAGGCCGGCGGCATGGGTGGCAGGGTTGTGATCGGAAGTGCGGGACATGCGGTACAGCCGCCCACCCTGGCCGCCCGAAGCGCCGGGTTCCAGCCCGGCTTTTGGCAAACCACTTTCCTTGCGAAAAGACCGGGGAAAGAATGGCCACAAAAAACACGAAAAAACACGCCGCGCATGGAACTCTCCATCGCGCTTATAAGCGCACGGAAGACTCTCGCCGGGCGGAAAGGAATTTTGTGTTTTTTGTGGCCATTCTTCCGTTCTGGCCCACCCGATCCGCCTGTTATCCTTCCGGTTGCCCCCCGCGTTCCCGCCGCCATGCTCGCGGCGACTGGCCGAAGACGCGCCGGAACCAGTTGGAAAAATGCGAGGCGCTCCCGAATCCCAGCTCCCAGGCGACCTGCTTCAGGCTCACGTCGCTA harbors:
- a CDS encoding ribosomal large subunit pseudouridine synthase D — translated: MLDKKDEVRAGDVLAFSHPETRPSELRPADIPLDILYEDEHLLAVNKPSGMVVHPGSGTGEDTLVHALLGHCARQATEGGGGGLSGVGGVERPGIVHRLDRETTGVIVVAKTDAAHRGLAEQFAGRHLHKEYLALVSGVPRLASGTVDRAIARHPVHRHRMTTGEGGRPSRTDWKVEEAFPPLAALVRCHIHTGRTHQIRVHMKSLGHVLLGDPTYGWKPDPGLEAVAGAAHPQRVMLHAEHIRFRHPVTGAELLLRAPLPEDFCALLAALRGA
- a CDS encoding DNA repair protein RecN, whose translation is MLQSLRIKNLALLEEVSLEFEPGFTTVTGETGAGKSILLGALSLLAGERADKTLIRQGAPACEVEAALHFKNPARIDALLAELELPPCEDGLLLLRRTLPRDKAPRLTVNGSLATLAALQRLGEAWIDFHGPSEPRRLLKENCQLELLDLYARATPQLATYQKHYRAWRDLIDERTRVSTETRLTSEQIAFLETQLAALDALDLTDDAIDTLERDFQRMTRAQELIELASALANGLTGEDGATARVAALVREARHLENLDPDSKPLADRLAAASIELADLGAEFESLAGELNFDPDQAAHLQTQMNTWLDARRRHGRDLAAVVAARDDMRRRLEIQGDIEGALARLDKEIAAAERTARAAAAGLHAVREKAARELAKVAARSIAQLGFRKADFQIRLVPLSATAGAPALGPAGDCSTEFLFSPNVGEPPLPLNRIASSGELARVMLALKTVLADLDDVPVLVFDEVDANVGGEIGRVVGEKMAGIAKGHQVLCVTHLPQVAAQGDSHLVVEKDQSGDRAEVTITAIHDDRKKRLSELARMLGDRTAKSALAHAAGLLGEN
- a CDS encoding competence protein ComEC, producing MAGLVVAYAWRGPLPAGWLLGAAVVAVALAAVATACRWSRGWWMAGLLAGVALAGAARYEWERHRLADWDTLGLPAREARLVVEMVRVFPPSPEQDWISGIGRVEEAETETLRDVAGQRVYFSANRKPGDPVPVRGERLRMRGVLTPLPKHPAVRAAANATAEEAAKVNPFDGYLADSGVNFRFTRGRIVGQAAAAGWYAQRLEQARLLFSDILGRGLERRPEIAALLRAMVLGQKHELATDRKELYLQSGTMHLFAISGLHVGVIALAVDCVLGLLAGVLRLPAWARMVAGTGLLWLYVQITGASPSAVRAFVMVTFLLAAWRLRLPGGSVAALTASAVLVLLIQPLQLFTASFQLSYGIVAALLWLSVPLQEAAARRWRLFAWLPRDAWTRWHRAADGAWRFVLGLGCMGLAATLVSMVAGVMFFGLFTPLSFLANLVLVPLAGLVLSAGFVSLVCGMAGLGVVAAFFNRAAGVVLWFMDSVAGGAARLPGAFFPAEFRAGWEGPAALAGLLVVLAIGYDRKWPAGWRGVAVPAGFVALVLVAGIRFVTLPPS
- a CDS encoding ATPase, with product MKNACPPCLDILRDPSTLVSSPMPPEQTDLFGSPEPASAPSSRRGGSVRASLPPTAPSAAQPLAARMRPRSLAEIVGQEHLTAPDGLLARLIASNRFGSLLFYGPPGCGKTSFAEAIAQQTGSRFVRINAVMSNVAELREILALARRTPESPTLLFIDELHRFNKSQQDLLLPDVEEGYVRLIGATTHNPGFYVNPPLLSRSHLFRLEPLPAAAVASVLARALADTERGLGNRCHTADAKVLADLATLCDGDLRRALNALEVIALSLPEASPITEKELEVFARERRIRYDADEDEHYDTISAFIKSCRGSDPDAAMYWLAKMIEGGEDPRFIARRLVILASEDVGLADALALPLAVAAHQACDFVGLPECEYALAHATVYIACAPKSNSVTLAIGAAHAAVKSGAVQPVPVHLRDKGGQASKRMGHGKDYRYAHDWPENITGQLYLDQPLTIYTPKPVGLEAKVADRLARWRALREQIRQEEQSQGRASRAPAASPPRT